The DNA segment TACCTTTGAAGCGAAGCCGCATTGGGATGTAGCTGATGAGCTTGGCATTTTAGATTTTGAAAGAGCCGGCAAGGTAACTGGCAGCAGATTTGTATTTTACAAAGGCTTAGGTGCACGACTAGAACGTGCTTTGATTAATTTTATGATGGATTACCATTCTGATAACTACGGTTATGAGGAAGTTATACCTCCTTATATTGTGAATAGAGATAGTATGACTGGAACCGGCCAGCTTCCTAAATTTGAAGAGGATGCCTTTAAAATTGATGGCGAAGATTATTTTTTAATCCCAACGGCAGAAGTGCCAGTGACGAATATGCATCGTGATGAAATTTTAGATGGTGCGAATCTTCCGCTTGCATATTGCGGCTATAGTGCTTGTTTCCGTTCTGAGGCGGGGTCAGCAGGCCGTGATACACGCGGGTTAATTCGCCAGCATCAATTTAATAAAGTGGAGCTTGTCCGCTTTGTAAAGCCTGAGGATTCTTATGATGAATTGGAAAAACTAACAGGTCATGCTGAAAAAATTCTGCAGCTATTAGGACTACCATACCGTGTCATGAGTATGTGTACAGCTGACCTTGGTTTTACAGCGGCGAAAAAATATGATATTGAAGTATGGCTGCCAAGTTATGACACATATCGGGAAATTTCTTCATGCAGTAATTTTGAAGCATTCCAGGCTAGACGAGCAAATATCCGCTTTCGCCGTGAGCCAGGAGCGAAGCCTGAACATGTGCATACACTAAATGGCTCTGGTTTAGCAATTGGCCGTACAGTATCAGCAATTTTGGAAAATTATCAACAGGAAGATGGCAGTGTCGTCATTCCTGAGGTGTTAAGACCTTATATGGGGAATGTTGAAGTTATTAAGCGGAGTGAAGAATAAACCCCAAAAAGGGGAAGAGGCTGTCCAATGTCACTTTTTCGGTTATTGGCTGCCTCTTTCTAATATTGTTATTTATGGTGTTTCCTGAAATGAATACTGCCAATTATCAGCGTTGTTAAAAAGAATACGCCTGCAAGACTCCATGGAATGACTGGCAATGAAGCAATTGATGATTTTTCCATAGCTTCTGTTGTGGCTTGTTCCTTTTCAGTAGCATGTGCATCGACGTTTTCATCGTGGTTAGCTGTTCCACCTTCAGCATGACTAGTTCCATGTGCTGCATCAGTACCATCACCATGTTCTTCCCCTTCGGCATAATGGGTAAATTGGACATATGCTTCTACATATTCTCTGCCTGCGAAAACATCATCTACAGCAAAATCTTTTGTAGCAAGTACTCGCTCGAATCTTTCTTGTAGCCCAGGTATTTTTTCCTCTTCAATAAGCCCTTTAAAGGCATCTAAGTTACCAACCTCAATACTTTTATCAGCTGCTGCAACTGCTTCTTCAATTGGTGTTCCTTTTGGTTTTATACCCGTATAGGGTGCCCCTTCACCAGCTCGATGAACTCTAACTAAATTTTGAAAAAAGTATTGATCAGCAAGCTCTTGTGCCTCAGGGTTTAAGATTCTAACCTTCTTTGTCAGGTTAAAAGCATCCTTCATTTCTTGTTCATCATCTTCTGATACCCATTTTAAAATATAGTCAATATTATTTGTCTCTAGAGCCTTTTCGGCATCAGCAATAACAGGGCCGTCCATCGTGTCGCAATGGGCGCTGGCCATTGAAGGTATTGCGGCGGCGATTGCCATGCTTAAAAAGGCTGCTCCAAAAATTTTTGGCATTTTAAATTTCATGAAAAAATTTCCTCCCTAAAATAGTTGATTTTACCTAAGCGTTAACGGTCTTTTTACTATTTGCTAAGGTATATCTTTAATTTAGAAAAGGAATTTGAACTCCATATGGACTAAATGTGAACTTTTTTGGCGATTTGTAAACTAAAACTAAAGCTAGACCCTTTGTTTAGGGTACTTTCCACCCATGCTCTACCATCTAAACGGTTCATAATCTCATGAACAAGCGCTAAACCTAAGCCTGCTCCTTCTTTCGTCAACGGGCGATCTTTATCAATTTTATAAAATCTTTTCCATACGTTTGGAAGCTCTTCGGGAGCAATGCCAATCCCTGTATCAATGACATGTACATGGACATGATCTTCAAAGGCAATCGCTTTTATAGTAATTTGCCCATCTTCATCGGTAAAGCGGATAGCGTTCGTAATGTAATTAATGAGAACCTGTTCAATTAAATCTTCATCACCAAGAACAGTTGGCAAGTTTGTAGAAATATCAGTTTTTAAAACAATAAAACGATCCTCAGCTAATGGAATAAGCTTGGCAACTGTTCTGTTAATGACTTCTGAAAGCTCTATTTCTTTTTTATGCACCTTCATTTGGCCTGATTCAAGCCGTGATAAATCTAAAAGACTATTAACTAAACGATGAAGTCTTATTGTCTCTTTTAAACTAATTCGAATATATTTATGTTCTTGTTCTTTGCTTGTGATAACCCCATCTAACATTGCTTCAAGATACCCACGAATAGACGTAAGCGGGGTGCGAAGTTCGTGTGAGGCATTGGCGACAAATTCGCGTTGCATACGTTCCATTTCGGCGATTTTATTTTTTTCACTTTCTAAATCATGCAATGATTTTTCTAGAGCTTGCTTCATCGTATTAAACGTATCAGCTAATTTGCCAATTTCGTCTGAGGAATGTACTTTTGGCTGTTGTGTGAAATTTCCTTTTATCATTTCTAGAGAACATTTCGTTATTTCATTAATTGGTTTTGTAATTGATTGGGAAATGAAATAACTGACAAAAGCGACAATAATGAGTGATAGTAAGCCAGCTATCATTACAATTTTCATGGCTTCAATTACGCTTACAGTAATATCCGAAAGAGGATTGCAGACAAAAATAACTCCAACTACTTGCTTATCCGCAAAAATTGGCACGGCAACTGATAAAACAGGGTCATCGATATATTTAATAAATCCATGACTAGTAATGACTTCGCCTTGTAAAGCTTTTTCAAGCTGATCTGATTTAGGTTGTAGATGGTCTTTAATGGATTGATTTTTCAATTCACTTAGCAGTTCTCCATTTTGATCTACAATCCACATTCGCGAAGTATTGATGTGATTATACTCATTAATGATGCGGTTAATTTGTATAAAATTGCTACTTTCAAGATAAGGATTCAAAATTTGCGCCATTTTTTCACCTTGAGTGATTAACTGTTGCTCTTTCTCATTAAAATAATAGCTTTTAAAAAAGAGATAGAAAAATAGAATAGCTATTAAAATACTTAAAAGCGTTATTAACAAATATGTTTTTAGCAGTTTACTAAATACTGTCTTTTTCATTTTTTATAACCTCAAACTTATAACCAACACCCCATACCGTTTGAAGATAGGAATAAGGCAGGCTACTTTC comes from the Bacillus sp. (in: firmicutes) genome and includes:
- the serS gene encoding serine--tRNA ligase → MLDMKFLRENFAEIKQKLQCRGEDLGDFDRFGELDAKRRELIAEGEELKSKRNEVSKQVSVLKREKQDADHLIVEMREVGDRIKVIDDELRIVEEDLQQLLLSIPNVPHETVPVGESEDDNVVVRKWGEIREFTFEAKPHWDVADELGILDFERAGKVTGSRFVFYKGLGARLERALINFMMDYHSDNYGYEEVIPPYIVNRDSMTGTGQLPKFEEDAFKIDGEDYFLIPTAEVPVTNMHRDEILDGANLPLAYCGYSACFRSEAGSAGRDTRGLIRQHQFNKVELVRFVKPEDSYDELEKLTGHAEKILQLLGLPYRVMSMCTADLGFTAAKKYDIEVWLPSYDTYREISSCSNFEAFQARRANIRFRREPGAKPEHVHTLNGSGLAIGRTVSAILENYQQEDGSVVIPEVLRPYMGNVEVIKRSEE
- a CDS encoding LysM domain-containing protein: MKFKMPKIFGAAFLSMAIAAAIPSMASAHCDTMDGPVIADAEKALETNNIDYILKWVSEDDEQEMKDAFNLTKKVRILNPEAQELADQYFFQNLVRVHRAGEGAPYTGIKPKGTPIEEAVAAADKSIEVGNLDAFKGLIEEEKIPGLQERFERVLATKDFAVDDVFAGREYVEAYVQFTHYAEGEEHGDGTDAAHGTSHAEGGTANHDENVDAHATEKEQATTEAMEKSSIASLPVIPWSLAGVFFLTTLIIGSIHFRKHHK
- a CDS encoding cell wall metabolism sensor histidine kinase WalK, producing MKKTVFSKLLKTYLLITLLSILIAILFFYLFFKSYYFNEKEQQLITQGEKMAQILNPYLESSNFIQINRIINEYNHINTSRMWIVDQNGELLSELKNQSIKDHLQPKSDQLEKALQGEVITSHGFIKYIDDPVLSVAVPIFADKQVVGVIFVCNPLSDITVSVIEAMKIVMIAGLLSLIIVAFVSYFISQSITKPINEITKCSLEMIKGNFTQQPKVHSSDEIGKLADTFNTMKQALEKSLHDLESEKNKIAEMERMQREFVANASHELRTPLTSIRGYLEAMLDGVITSKEQEHKYIRISLKETIRLHRLVNSLLDLSRLESGQMKVHKKEIELSEVINRTVAKLIPLAEDRFIVLKTDISTNLPTVLGDEDLIEQVLINYITNAIRFTDEDGQITIKAIAFEDHVHVHVIDTGIGIAPEELPNVWKRFYKIDKDRPLTKEGAGLGLALVHEIMNRLDGRAWVESTLNKGSSFSFSLQIAKKVHI